A stretch of the Gossypium hirsutum isolate 1008001.06 chromosome D07, Gossypium_hirsutum_v2.1, whole genome shotgun sequence genome encodes the following:
- the LOC107952714 gene encoding uncharacterized protein, whose protein sequence is MFTEGLDESAINWINQGKETDQEPRIRSPLTEKLAPHDSFPKSPLIYNTATLLSPHVLPPPLKFRSGLLGPHSVIAPALHEDDDDSNEDESVASVSDDISGGDAGNGIFSDEEEMFERTKCSSKLTRGFSKQDLKVELPDTNRRFSDGDLGIKDFAKKDLTSAATGGVSFGLRERVQIHNAHGTIRGYVNNTFKDVEDLGTPSAPPILDIGREGSDEEEIEQIQDGTYKPVQADCFDVSAEGLPVLKSESLSCPELAEERVNETANTNKEEKMPYWQNNMSDDLHHYNASGQYAWQTLIAYDACIRLCLYAWARGCPEAPEFLRDECLLLRSAFGLHKFLLQPRGVQPVEVSTTKSVEQVSLKAKKIVGKIRVEVKKLRIIPRRKLRSMYSQRSAMYMQVGAEYVRHVSSLVKTGMNSLKIGSFPVASEEPLSCLFQLKSATEDTKVEPSSAICLHPGGGDYHVFFPETEGDALLVEVQDKKKLVQGRATIPVSSLSDNPNERIRWWPIYHEDEECVGKIQLSIGSTITSDETSQIKSGPVVETLAYDLLLEASMRAQCFHSRNLRLQGPWQWLLTEFADYYGVSDSYTKLRYLLHVMNVATPTKDCLELVNELLVPILKARNEKSLTRQEKGILLGCETQIESLLANAFENYKSLDEKSPTGLADLFGPTQETAAPALAPAVQVYTLLHDILSPDAQTTLRNYLQTAARKRCRKHMIETDEFVSNNSEGFLLDSITISTAYLKMKNLCTNISKEIQADIKIHNQHILPSSIDLSNITAEVYSTELCKRLTSFLAAWPPSCPASHVNELLIAIADFERDLESWNISPVQGGVDSRSLFHNYIMVWVEDMQLKLLDLCKAEKVPWSGVTTNHSTSPFAEEMYEKIKDSLIGYEVVINRWPQYSLVLENAVANVERAIIKALEKQYNDILTPLKDSIPKRLNMHVQKLTRRQSTALYSVPSQLGIFLNTVKRILDALHCRVEDVLKSWAACLPITGDKKSLFGEQMNGISVMLRTKYKNYLQATVEKLVNNTQANRNTRLKRILEEIKEEDGEAEIRERMQMLSSQLIDSISNINEVFTSRIFVATCRGFWDRMGQIVLKFLEGRKENRVWYNGSYYALGILDDTFASQMQRLQGNQLQEKDVEPPRSVIEARSILCREPANATDSSTYFYV, encoded by the exons ATGTTCACTGAAGGGTTAGACGAATCTGCAATAAACTGGATCAACcag GGAAAAGAAACAGATCAAGAACCCAGAATTAGATCGCCATTGACTGAAAAGCTAGCACCTCACGACTCATTCCCCAAATCACCTCTTATTTACAACACTGCCACTCTTTTATCTCCCCATGTCTTGCCTCCTCCTCTCAAATTCCGCTCTGGCTTGCTTGGACCTCATAGTGTTATAGCTCCTGCTCTCCATGAAGATGACGATGACAGCAACGAAGACGAAAGCGTAGCTTCGGTTTCTGATGATATTTCCGGTGGAGATGCTGGGAATGGGATTTTTTCTGATGAGGAGGAGATGTTTGAAAGAACAAAGTGTAGCTCAAAGTTGACTAGAGGGTTTTCAAAGCAGGATTTGAAGGTTGAGTTGCCTGACACTAATAGAAGATTTAGTGATGGTGATCTGGGTATTAAGGATTTTGCTAAGAAAGATCTTACTTCAGCTGCCACTGGAGGGGTTAGTTTTGGACTCCGGGAACGAGTTCAAATACATAATGCACAT GGAACTATTCGAGGTTATGTTAACAATACATTTAAAGATGTTGAAGATTTGGGGACACCAAGTGCACCTCCTATATTGGATATTGGAAGAGAAGGGAGTGATGAAGAAGAAATTGAGCAAATTCAGGATGGAACCTACAAGCCAGTACAAGCAGATTGTTTTGATGTCAGTGCAGAAGGATTACCAGTTTTGAAATCTGAGTCGTTGAGTTGCCCTGAACTTGCTGAAGAAAG AGTAAATGAGACTGCAAATacaaacaaagaagaaaagatgccTTATTGGCAAAATAACATGTCTGATGACTTGCATCACTATAACGCCAG TGGTCAATATGCATGGCAGACTTTAATTGCTTATGATGCATGCATCCGGTTATGTCTATACGCATGGGCAAGAGGCTGTCCTGAGGCTCCTGAATTTCTGCGTGATGAGTGCCTTCTACTGCGAAGTGCCTTTGG GCTACACAAATTTTTGTTGCAACCACGAGGTGTACAACCAGTAGAAGTGAGCACTACTAAAAGTGTAGAACAAGTTTCATTGAAGGCAAAGAAGATTGTTGGAAAAATAAGAGTGGAAG TGAAGAAACTTCGCATTATTCCGAGGAGGAAACTCAGGAGTATGTACTCTCAGCGAAGTGCAATGTACATGCAAGTGGGAGCAGAGTATGTGCGGCATGTCTCATCACTTGTGAAAACCGGCATGAATTCTCTTAAAATAGGCTCATTTCCAGTGGCGTCTGAAG aGCCATTATCTTGCTTATTCCAGCTGAAGAGTGCTACAGAAGATACCAAAGTTGAACCAAGTTCAGCCATCTGCTTGCACCCGGGGGGTGGTGATTACCATGTCTT TTTCCCAGAGACTGAAGGTGATGCTCTTTTGGTGGAAGTCCAAGACAAGAAGAAATTAGTCCAGGGAAGAGCAACAATACCAGTTTCATCTTTGAGTGATAATCCT AATGAGAGAATCAGATGGTGGCCCATATACCATGAAGATGAAGAATGTGTCGGGAAGATCCAGCTATCAATTGGAAGTACAATTACTAGTGATGAGACGAGTCAGATAAAG AGTGGGCCTGTTGTGGAGACTCTAGCGTACGATCTACTCCTTGAGGCTTCAATGCGTGCACAATGTTTTCATTCCAGAAACTTGAGGTTACAGGGACCATGGCAGTGGTTATTGACTGAGTTTGCTGACTACTACGGAGTTTCTGATTCATATACAAAATTGAG ATATCTATTACATGTCATGAATGTAGCCACACCAACAAAAGACTGCTTAGAGCTTGTAAATGAGTTGCTTGTACCCATTTTAAAGGCCAGGAATGAAAAAAGCTTGACAAGACAGGAG AAAGGCATACTGCTGGGTTGTGAAACACAAATTGAGAGTCTCTTGGCAAATGCTTTTGAAAACTACAAATCGTTGGATGAGAAATCTCCCACAGGGCTAGCTGACTTGTTTGGACCAACCCAGGAGACTGCAGCACCAGCTCTAGCTCCTGCTGTTCAAGTATACACTCTGCTTCATGATATACTATCTCCTGATGCTCAGACCACGTTGAGAAACTATTTGCAG ACTGCAGCCAGAAAAAGGTGTCGGAAACACATGATTGAAACTGATGAGTTTGTTTCAAACAACTCTGAAGGTTTTCTCTTGGACTCCATTACCATCTCAACAGCTTATTTGAAAATGAAGAATCTGTGTACAAATATTAGCAAAGAAATTCAGGCAGACATCAAGATCCACAATCAGCACATACTTCCCAG TTCGATTGACCTGTCAAACATCACAGCTGAAGTATATAGCACTGAGTTGTGTAAGAGGCTTACCAGTTTCCTTGCTGCATGGCCTCCATCTTGTCCTGCATCACATGTTAATGAACTTTTGATTGCAATTGCGGATTTCGAGAGGGATCTTGAGTCATGGAACATCAG CCCTGTGCAGGGTGGAGTAGACTCAAGGAGTTTGTTCCACAATTATATAATGGTTTGGGTTGAGGATATGCAGCTTAAGTTACTCGATCTCTGTAAGGCTGAAAAG GTGCCCTGGTCAGGAGTAACAACAAATCATTCAACCTCACCCTTTGCTGAAGAAATGTATGAGAAGATCAAAGATTCCCTTATTGGATATGAAGTGGTTATCAATCGATGGCCTCAGTACTCGCTGGTCTTGGAAAAT GCTGTTGCCAATGTGGAAAGAGCCATTATTAAAGCACTAGAGAAACAATATAATGACATCTTGACTCCTTTGAAAGATAGTATTCCGAAAAGACTTAATATGCATGTCCAGAAGCTGACAAGAAGGCAGTCGACAGCTCTATATTCGGTTCCCAGCCAA TTAGGAATTTTCCTCAACACTGTGAAGAGAATTCTTGATGCCTTGCACTGTAGAGTGGAGGATGTGTTAAAGTCTTGGGCAGCTTGTCTGCCCATCACAGGAGACAAGAAGTCACTGTTTGGGGAGCAGATGAATGGGATCAGTGTCATGTTGAGAACAAAGTACAAAAATTACTTGCAGGCAACAGTAGAGAAGCTTGTTAACAAT ACACAAGCAAATAGAAATACGAGACTGAAAAGGATACTTGAGGAAATAAAGGAAGAAGATGGAGAGGCAGAAATCCGTGAGAGAATGCAGATGCTGAGTTCACAACTGATTGACTCTATATCTAACATAAATGAGGTCTTCACAAGTAGGATATTTGTAGCAACCTGCCGCGGATTTTGGGATAGGATGGGACAG ATCGTACTGAAATTTCTTGAAGGAAGGAAGGAAAACCGAGTGTGGTATAATGGATCATACTATGCTTTGGGG aTACTGGATGACACCTTTGCATCCCAAATGCAGCGGTTGCAAGGAAATCAGCTCCAAGAAAAAGATGTAGAGCCGCCTCGATCGGTAATTGAAGCTCGGTCTATCCTCTGCAGAGAACCGGCTAATGCAACGGATTCATCTACCTACTTCTACGTTTAA